The following coding sequences are from one Humulus lupulus chromosome X, drHumLupu1.1, whole genome shotgun sequence window:
- the LOC133806237 gene encoding uncharacterized protein LOC133806237, whose product MKTRSRGSSSKFVKSQKETVPESVPSATPTTPASIHAVSPPTGRRSKTTARKKVLALPGPEGATLIGATSKGVTFSNLDAQQNLASAVPLASSEGQVKSNPALNTSHSQLVSTEAVSDPSEHDSESSLSPNVLTPKAKGNPKSKAAGTKRTKKAKAKINPPPCTSSEDVSPETEDSLPELDPSLTEPIPEVPLEDLEEETESKEDPLETTPVASDPKGTTPLAFPELSTNLTKQKGAPVHTSDDHAPSTARKVKGINLAGSGSGNVASDTPAVLTALASIQIGIASLSERFTHMEDTQRQIFASLAIINASTTPAP is encoded by the exons ATGAAGACCCGAAGTcgtggttcatcctccaaatttgtGAAGTCTCAAAAGGAGACAGTTCCTGAGTCAGTTCCCTCTGCCACTCCGACTACTCCAGCATCTATCCATGCTGTCTCACCTCCTACAGGCCGTCGATCTAAgaccacagcaagaaagaaggttcttgccCTTCCTGGTCCTGAAGGAGCTACTTTGATTGGGGCTACGAGTAAAGGAGTTACCTTTTCCAACCTTGATGCTCAGCAAAACCTAGCCTCGGCGGTTCCACTCGCCTCATCCGAAGGTCAAGTAAAATCCAATCCTGCCTTGAATACAAGTCATTCCCAATTAGTCTCCACTGAAGCTGTGTCTGATCCATCTGAACATGACTCTGAATCTTCGTTATCCCCTAATGTGttgacacccaaggcaaagggcaatCCCAAATCCAAAGCCGCTGGAACAAAGAGGACTAAAaaggccaaa GCAAAAATCAACCCACCTCCTtgcacctcatcggaggatgtTTCTCCTGAAACGGAAGACTCACTGCCCGAGTTGGACCCTTCCTTAACCGAGCCAATTCCTGAAGTTCCTCTTGAAGATTTGGAGGAGGAGACTGAATCTAAAGAAGATCCATTAGAAACCACTCctgttgcatctgacccaaaGGGCACAACACCATTGGCATTTCCTGAATTGTCTACCAACCTCACTAAACAAAAAGGTGCCCCTGTCCATACTtcag ATGACCATGCTCCGTCCACAGCTCGAAAGGTCAAAGGCATTAATCTAGCTGGTTCTGGGTCTGGCAATGTCGCGTCTGACACTCCTGCTGTCCTGACTGCTCTTGCTTCTATCCAAATAGGAATTGCAAGTCTCTCCGAGCGGTTCACTCACATGGAggatactcagcgccaaattTTTGCTTCGTTGGCCATTATCAATGCATCCACCACTCCTGCTCCATGA